In Dyadobacter sp. NIV53, a single window of DNA contains:
- a CDS encoding OmpA family protein, whose translation MKKVSQLICSLALGTMMALPSIAQPLEQPNSPDYNPKATYDGPYKMNTWSISAHIGPSMFFGDLREYDFWPVTKTNSDSHKESGTFQGGISINKQLSYLFGARLDGSIGKLRGMKRRTYGRYFETGYGDVSLSGTVNLKGLLLGPNKMKRWKVDVYAGIGQVFYDATAYSLVGGTTLRETGKKNDWMIPTGLNVSYELTSRLDLGLDFRLNHTNSDYLDATYGGDYSLNPTEFSIKDQKTSRKGNSELDSYGYGSVQLTYKLGKKALKVKKVDGKWDYKPEDGYYNLRYTDPKVLLKPVKILTLEEMDSVAKANRPKDIDPRLLLDTDGDGVSDFFDKEPNSPAGSVVDGSGRVLDFDTYVKNALATGAACSEIFANVQFETDKNVLKPEFQEMLKNVAMLMNKNGCRLQLAGHADRRATDRYNMGLSRRRVDAVKNYLINEAGLTDPSKVIVDYFGSFKPIADSATRDGLQKNRRVELKLLP comes from the coding sequence ATGAAAAAAGTATCCCAGTTGATTTGTTCGCTTGCTTTGGGGACGATGATGGCATTGCCTTCTATCGCACAACCATTAGAGCAGCCGAATTCTCCAGATTACAATCCAAAAGCTACGTACGACGGTCCGTACAAAATGAACACTTGGTCGATCTCTGCACACATTGGACCATCTATGTTTTTTGGAGACTTACGGGAATATGATTTCTGGCCTGTAACAAAAACAAACAGTGACAGCCACAAAGAATCCGGCACTTTTCAAGGAGGCATATCCATTAACAAGCAACTATCTTATCTATTTGGTGCGCGTTTGGATGGAAGCATCGGTAAACTAAGAGGAATGAAACGCCGTACATACGGACGTTATTTCGAAACTGGTTATGGCGATGTAAGTCTTTCCGGAACCGTAAATTTGAAAGGCCTTTTATTAGGACCTAACAAAATGAAGCGTTGGAAAGTTGATGTCTATGCCGGTATCGGTCAGGTATTCTACGATGCAACAGCTTACAGTCTTGTAGGAGGAACTACTCTGCGCGAAACTGGTAAGAAAAATGACTGGATGATTCCAACAGGTTTAAATGTAAGTTACGAATTGACTTCACGCCTTGATTTAGGGCTTGACTTCCGTTTGAACCATACAAATTCTGATTATCTGGATGCTACATATGGTGGTGATTATTCTTTGAACCCTACCGAATTTAGCATAAAAGATCAGAAAACATCTCGTAAAGGGAATTCTGAACTGGACTCATACGGTTACGGTTCAGTTCAGCTGACTTACAAATTAGGTAAGAAAGCACTTAAAGTGAAGAAAGTTGACGGTAAATGGGATTACAAACCAGAAGATGGTTACTATAACCTGCGTTATACTGATCCTAAGGTTTTGCTTAAACCTGTAAAAATCCTTACACTTGAAGAAATGGATTCTGTTGCAAAAGCAAACCGTCCAAAAGATATCGATCCTCGTTTGTTGCTGGATACAGATGGTGATGGTGTTTCTGACTTCTTCGATAAAGAACCAAATTCTCCGGCAGGAAGTGTTGTTGACGGTAGCGGTCGTGTTCTTGACTTTGATACTTATGTTAAAAATGCATTGGCAACAGGTGCCGCTTGCAGCGAAATATTTGCTAACGTTCAGTTTGAAACAGATAAAAATGTTTTGAAACCTGAATTCCAGGAAATGCTTAAAAATGTTGCTATGCTGATGAACAAAAATGGCTGCCGCTTACAATTGGCTGGTCACGCAGATCGTCGTGCAACAGATCGTTACAATATGGGTCTATCACGTCGCCGTGTGGATGCAGTTAAAAACTATCTGATCAACGAAGCAGGCCTTACAGATCCTAGCAAAGTAATTGTTGACTACTTCGGTTCATTCAAACCAATAGCTGACAGTGCAACACGTGATGGTCTTCAAAAGAACCGTCGTGTTGAATTGAAACTTCTTCCATAA
- the glf gene encoding UDP-galactopyranose mutase codes for MKQYDYLIVGAGLWGSVFAHEANKRGKKCLVIDRRTHTGGNTFCEEVEGINVHKYGAHIFHTNDKEIWDYVNSFVEFNRYTNSPVANYNGELYNLPFNMNTFYQLWKVKTPAEAQAKIKEQVIAAGITDPKNLEEQAISLVGTDIYEKLIKAYTEKQWGRKATELPAFIIKRLPVRFTFDNNYFNDKYQGIPIGGYNKLTEGLLEGIEVRLGIDFFQDREELSDLAETIVYTGQIDEYFGFLHGSLEYRSLRFDNQVLDEENHQGNAVVNYTDGETLFTRIIEHKHFEFGTQPKTVITHEYPQEWTKGAEPYYPVNDDKNSEIFSKYKTLAAEEDHVIFGGRLAEYRYYDMHQVIGSALKKVKTHFA; via the coding sequence ATGAAACAATATGATTACTTAATTGTAGGCGCTGGTTTGTGGGGTTCCGTATTTGCACACGAAGCTAATAAAAGAGGAAAGAAATGCCTGGTAATTGACCGTCGTACACACACTGGGGGAAATACCTTTTGTGAAGAAGTAGAGGGTATCAATGTTCATAAATATGGTGCACATATCTTTCACACGAACGATAAGGAGATATGGGATTATGTGAATTCATTTGTAGAATTCAACAGATACACTAATTCTCCTGTTGCAAATTACAATGGCGAATTGTACAATTTGCCGTTTAATATGAATACCTTTTATCAGTTATGGAAGGTGAAAACACCTGCGGAAGCACAGGCGAAAATAAAAGAGCAAGTAATTGCGGCAGGAATAACCGATCCGAAGAATTTGGAAGAACAGGCTATTTCCCTGGTAGGTACCGATATATATGAAAAGCTGATAAAAGCTTATACGGAAAAACAGTGGGGCAGAAAAGCTACTGAACTTCCTGCATTTATAATTAAACGCCTCCCGGTTCGCTTTACTTTTGACAACAATTACTTTAATGACAAATATCAGGGCATTCCAATTGGCGGATATAATAAATTAACGGAAGGATTGCTGGAAGGAATAGAAGTAAGATTGGGTATTGACTTTTTCCAGGATCGTGAAGAATTGAGCGATCTTGCAGAAACGATTGTTTATACCGGTCAGATTGATGAATATTTTGGATTCCTGCACGGATCATTGGAATATCGCAGTTTACGTTTTGACAATCAAGTTCTGGATGAGGAGAACCATCAGGGTAATGCAGTGGTTAATTACACTGATGGAGAAACGCTTTTTACTCGTATTATCGAGCACAAACATTTTGAGTTCGGAACACAACCTAAAACGGTCATAACACACGAATATCCCCAGGAATGGACAAAAGGTGCAGAACCTTATTATCCTGTAAACGATGACAAAAACTCTGAGATTTTCAGTAAATATAAAACGCTTGCTGCGGAAGAAGATCATGTAATTTTCGGTGGCCGTCTGGCTGAATACCGGTATTATGATATGCATCAGGTTATTGGATCTGCTTTGAAAAAAGTAAAAACGCATTTCGCATAA